A region from the Aeromicrobium choanae genome encodes:
- a CDS encoding GH1 family beta-glucosidase — MNGLNQRFDPGFVWGVATSAYQIEGATSEDGRGPSIWDTFAASPGRTFEGHTGDVAVDHYHRWPEDVALVRDLGLGAYRFSVAWPRIQPEGRGPAEPRGLAFYDRLVDGLLEAGIEPWPTLFHWDLPQALEDAGGWPERETAERFADYAAIVVDALGDRVRNWTTLNEPWCAAFLGYGAGIHAPGRTEPAAALAASHHLHLAHGLAVPRIREGRPEARVGVTLNLYAVSPADDTGRHDDAARRIDGLMNRWFLDPVLLGRYPQDVLDDLAGSTGLDAIRDEDLDVISAPLDFLGINYYSRHVVEASPWPGASEVGFVDRVWPKTASGWDIDPAGLGEVLRQVGADYPSIPIYITENGAAFDDAVSEEGTVQDHDRIDFIAGHLAQVADAVDAGIDVRGYFAWSLLDNFEWAEGYAKRFGIVHVDFDTLARTPKASARWFAELARTSSTKERA, encoded by the coding sequence ATGAACGGTCTGAACCAGCGATTCGACCCCGGCTTCGTCTGGGGCGTGGCCACCTCGGCCTACCAGATCGAGGGAGCCACGAGCGAGGACGGCCGCGGCCCCTCCATCTGGGACACGTTCGCCGCCAGTCCCGGGCGCACGTTCGAGGGGCACACCGGCGACGTGGCGGTGGACCACTACCACCGCTGGCCCGAGGACGTCGCCCTCGTCCGTGACCTCGGCCTGGGCGCCTACCGGTTCTCCGTGGCCTGGCCCCGGATCCAGCCCGAGGGTCGGGGGCCCGCCGAGCCGCGAGGGCTGGCGTTCTACGACCGCCTCGTCGACGGACTGCTCGAGGCGGGCATCGAGCCCTGGCCCACGCTCTTCCACTGGGACCTGCCGCAGGCCCTCGAGGACGCCGGCGGCTGGCCCGAGCGCGAGACGGCCGAGCGCTTCGCCGACTACGCCGCGATCGTCGTGGACGCCCTGGGCGACCGCGTGCGGAACTGGACCACCCTCAACGAGCCGTGGTGCGCCGCGTTCCTGGGCTACGGCGCCGGGATCCACGCTCCCGGCCGCACGGAGCCGGCGGCCGCGCTCGCCGCCTCGCACCACCTGCACCTCGCGCACGGCCTCGCGGTGCCGCGGATCCGTGAGGGCCGCCCCGAGGCACGCGTCGGTGTGACGCTCAACCTCTACGCGGTCTCCCCGGCCGACGACACGGGTCGCCACGACGACGCGGCCCGCCGCATCGACGGGCTGATGAACCGCTGGTTCCTCGACCCGGTCCTGCTCGGCCGCTACCCGCAGGACGTGCTGGACGATCTCGCCGGCTCGACGGGCCTCGACGCCATCCGCGACGAGGACCTCGACGTCATCTCCGCGCCGCTGGACTTCCTCGGCATCAACTACTACTCGCGCCACGTGGTCGAGGCCTCGCCGTGGCCCGGGGCCTCGGAGGTCGGGTTCGTCGACCGCGTCTGGCCCAAGACCGCCTCCGGCTGGGACATCGACCCCGCCGGGCTCGGCGAGGTGCTGCGCCAGGTCGGCGCGGACTACCCGTCGATCCCGATCTACATCACCGAGAACGGCGCCGCGTTCGACGATGCCGTGTCCGAGGAGGGGACGGTCCAGGACCACGACCGCATCGACTTCATCGCCGGGCACCTCGCGCAGGTGGCCGACGCGGTCGACGCGGGGATCGACGTGCGGGGATACTTCGCGTGGTCCCTGTTGGACAACTTCGAGTGGGCGGAGGGGTACGCGAAGCGCTTCGGGATCGTCCACGTCGACTTCGACACCCTGGCCCGCACCCCCAAGGCCAGCGCTCGGTGGTTCGCCGAGCTCGCCCGGACCAGCAGCACGAAGGAGAGGGCATGA
- a CDS encoding carbohydrate ABC transporter permease, producing the protein MSTTTRSTGASPMMYVTLTFVVLLSAAPLYFMLVMASRANSDILGIPPPLLPGDQLAINIERVFANDDVQFAKALLNTLVVATVATVSVVVTSALAGFAFAKLRFRGRDVLLVVVVATMMVPVQLGLIPLYMLMTKLGLAGGLASVTLPFLVSGFGVFFMRQYAIQAIPDELIEAARVDGASTLRIFWSIVFPALRPAAAVLGLLTFMERWNDFLWPYIALDINHPTVQVALSRLSGGYYTDQALVMAGTLMGTLPLVVVFIVFGRQIVGGIMEGGLKS; encoded by the coding sequence ATGAGCACGACCACGCGCTCCACCGGCGCCTCCCCGATGATGTACGTCACCCTGACCTTCGTGGTGCTGCTGTCGGCCGCACCCCTGTACTTCATGCTCGTCATGGCCTCGCGCGCCAACAGCGACATCCTGGGCATCCCGCCGCCGCTGCTGCCCGGCGACCAGCTGGCCATCAACATCGAGCGGGTCTTCGCCAACGACGACGTCCAGTTCGCGAAGGCGCTGCTGAACACCCTCGTGGTCGCCACGGTGGCCACGGTCTCCGTGGTGGTCACGTCGGCGCTGGCCGGATTCGCCTTCGCGAAGCTGCGGTTCCGCGGCCGCGACGTGCTCCTGGTGGTCGTGGTGGCCACGATGATGGTGCCGGTGCAGCTGGGCCTGATCCCGCTGTACATGCTGATGACGAAGCTCGGCCTCGCGGGCGGGCTCGCCTCGGTGACACTGCCGTTCCTGGTCAGTGGGTTCGGGGTGTTCTTCATGCGCCAGTACGCCATCCAGGCCATCCCCGACGAGCTGATCGAGGCGGCGCGGGTCGACGGCGCCTCGACCCTGCGCATCTTCTGGTCGATCGTCTTCCCGGCGCTGCGGCCGGCCGCGGCCGTCCTGGGGCTGCTGACCTTCATGGAGCGCTGGAACGACTTCCTGTGGCCGTACATCGCGCTCGACATCAACCACCCCACCGTCCAGGTCGCGCTCTCGCGCCTGTCCGGCGGGTACTACACCGACCAGGCGCTGGTGATGGCCGGGACCCTCATGGGGACCCTGCCGCTCGTCGTGGTCTTCATCGTGTTCGGCCGCCAGATCGTCGGCGGCATCATGGAAGGCGGCTTGAAGTCATGA
- a CDS encoding carbohydrate ABC transporter permease yields MARKRLARQQGAGLSFVSPYFIVFAVFGLFPLVYTAWVSMHEWTLLAGKVEFIGFDNYTELLGDSAFWRALVNTFGIFVLATVPQLVLATVLAQMLNTALRARTGWRMGVLLPNVASVAAVGIIFGLIFARDYGIANWLLGFVGVENIDWRAHRWSSWLAIATMVDWRWTGYNALILLAALQSVPKELYEAARIDGASAWRQFWSVTVPMLRPTLIFVTIIATIGGIQLFTEPLLFNTGANAISGGNRGQFQTVAMYLVQQAFTGQRFGYASTIAWVLFLIIAVVAAINLLLMRRIRSAD; encoded by the coding sequence ATGGCACGCAAGCGGCTCGCACGGCAGCAGGGCGCCGGGCTCTCGTTCGTCTCGCCGTACTTCATCGTCTTCGCGGTGTTCGGCCTGTTCCCGCTCGTCTACACGGCCTGGGTCTCGATGCACGAGTGGACCCTGCTGGCCGGCAAGGTCGAGTTCATCGGGTTCGACAACTACACCGAGCTGCTCGGCGACTCGGCCTTCTGGCGGGCCCTGGTCAACACCTTCGGGATCTTCGTGCTGGCCACGGTGCCCCAGCTGGTGCTGGCCACCGTGCTCGCGCAGATGCTCAACACCGCGCTGCGGGCCCGCACCGGCTGGCGGATGGGCGTCCTGCTGCCGAACGTCGCCTCGGTGGCGGCCGTCGGCATCATCTTCGGCCTCATCTTCGCCCGTGACTACGGCATCGCGAACTGGCTCCTGGGGTTCGTCGGCGTCGAGAACATCGACTGGCGCGCCCACCGCTGGTCGTCGTGGCTCGCGATCGCGACGATGGTGGACTGGCGCTGGACGGGCTACAACGCCCTCATCCTGCTCGCGGCGCTGCAGTCGGTGCCCAAGGAGCTGTACGAGGCGGCCCGGATCGACGGGGCCTCCGCCTGGCGCCAGTTCTGGTCGGTCACGGTGCCGATGCTGCGCCCCACCCTGATCTTCGTGACGATCATCGCCACGATCGGCGGGATCCAGCTCTTCACCGAGCCCTTGCTGTTCAACACGGGCGCCAACGCGATCTCCGGCGGCAACCGCGGGCAGTTCCAGACGGTGGCGATGTACCTCGTGCAGCAGGCCTTCACGGGCCAGCGGTTCGGGTACGCCTCCACGATCGCGTGGGTGCTCTTCCTCATCATCGCCGTCGTGGCGGCCATCAACCTGCTGCTGATGCGGCGCATCCGATCGGCGGACTGA
- a CDS encoding ABC transporter substrate-binding protein: MNTRRIAASLAAVIALGGLAACGGSDSGEDGDDITLRVNLFGKFGYTEAYKKFEEDHPGVKIVETAEGDLGKYNTKLTQQIAAGGDAGDVVAIEEGQTVAFLAAPDKFVNLQDEGGNDVKDRWLPWVWDKATTADGKTTIGYGTDVGGLAMCYRRDLFEKAGLPTDREEVGKLWPTWDDFIATGKKFQSGIKDDKVAFIDSSTNTYNSILMQQGDHTYFDRDDELVFDTNPAVKTAWDYAVEMTEADLSAQLKAFSDEWNAGFKNGSFAAIACPAWMTGYIKDQSGEENAGKWDIATVPGGGGNWGGSWLAVPTSSKHQDMALELIEFLSNEEGQMMAFEAEGRLPSLPALYDQPELKEATNAYFNEAPIGQLFVAGASQLEPVYLGTKNVPVRDAVENALRSVENGEVPPAQGWDDASAAAEKAAR, encoded by the coding sequence GTGAACACACGACGAATCGCCGCCTCACTTGCCGCAGTCATCGCCCTGGGCGGCCTCGCCGCGTGTGGTGGGAGCGACTCGGGCGAGGACGGGGACGACATCACCCTGCGGGTGAACCTGTTCGGCAAGTTCGGGTACACCGAGGCGTACAAGAAGTTCGAGGAGGACCACCCGGGGGTCAAGATCGTCGAGACCGCCGAGGGCGACCTCGGCAAGTACAACACCAAGCTCACCCAGCAGATCGCCGCCGGCGGCGACGCCGGCGACGTGGTGGCGATCGAGGAGGGCCAGACAGTGGCGTTCCTGGCCGCCCCCGACAAGTTCGTCAACCTGCAGGACGAGGGCGGCAACGACGTCAAGGACCGCTGGCTCCCGTGGGTCTGGGACAAGGCCACCACCGCCGACGGCAAGACCACGATCGGCTACGGAACCGACGTCGGCGGCCTGGCGATGTGCTACCGCCGCGACCTGTTCGAGAAGGCGGGCCTGCCCACCGATCGCGAGGAGGTCGGCAAGCTCTGGCCCACGTGGGACGACTTCATCGCCACGGGCAAGAAGTTCCAGTCGGGCATCAAGGACGACAAGGTGGCGTTCATCGACTCGTCGACGAACACCTACAACTCGATCCTCATGCAGCAGGGCGACCACACGTACTTCGATCGCGACGACGAGCTGGTCTTCGACACGAACCCGGCCGTCAAGACCGCGTGGGACTACGCCGTCGAGATGACCGAGGCCGACCTGTCGGCGCAGCTGAAGGCCTTCAGCGACGAATGGAACGCGGGCTTCAAGAACGGCTCGTTCGCCGCGATCGCCTGCCCCGCCTGGATGACCGGCTACATCAAGGACCAGTCCGGTGAGGAGAACGCCGGCAAGTGGGACATCGCCACCGTGCCCGGTGGCGGCGGAAACTGGGGCGGCTCCTGGCTGGCGGTCCCCACCTCGAGCAAGCACCAGGACATGGCGCTGGAGCTGATCGAGTTCCTCAGCAACGAGGAGGGCCAGATGATGGCCTTCGAGGCCGAGGGACGTCTGCCCTCGCTGCCCGCGCTGTACGACCAGCCGGAGCTGAAGGAGGCCACGAACGCCTACTTCAACGAGGCGCCGATCGGCCAGCTCTTCGTGGCCGGCGCCTCGCAGCTGGAGCCGGTCTACCTCGGCACCAAGAACGTTCCCGTCCGTGACGCGGTGGAGAACGCACTGCGCAGTGTCGAGAACGGCGAGGTCCCGCCCGCCCAGGGCTGGGACGACGCATCGGCGGCGGCTGAGAAGGCCGCACGCTGA
- a CDS encoding polyribonucleotide nucleotidyltransferase, producing MSDITSVETVIDNGRFGTRTIRLETGLLAQQAAGSVSAFLDDDTMLLSATTAGKQPKDHFDFFPLTIDVEERMYAAGRIPGSFFRREGRPSEDAILTCRLIDRPLRPTFKKGLRNEVQVVITVLALNPDTPYDVLAINAASASTQISGLPFSGPVGATRVALIDGQWVAFPTHSQLEEAVFDMVVAGRIAGDDVAIMMVEAESTEKTWELVQGGVQAPTESIVAGGLDAAKKFIRQLCEAQAELASAAAKPVQDFPVFLDYEDDAYEAVREIASADMTEALTILRKADREVRESEIKANVIEQLGERFEGREKELGAALRSLTKSLVRDRVLRDNVRIDGRGLADIRALSAEVGIVPRVHGSALFQRGETQIMGITTLNMLDLEQKLDTLSPETTRRYMHNYNFPPFSTGETGRVGSPKRREIGHGALAGRALLPVLPSREEFPYAIRQVSEALSSNGSTSMGSVCASTLGLLNAGVPLRAPVAGIAMGLISGEVDGEQKFVTLTDILGAEDAFGDMDFKVAGTRDFVTALQLDTKLDGIPADVLAGALQQAHDARQTILDVMAEAISEPDEMSPYAPRIITVKIPVDKIGEVIGPKGKMINQIQDDTGAKISIDDDGTVYVGADNGDSAEAAKQAINAIANPTMPEVGERYLGTVVKTVDFGAFISLLPGKDGLLHISKLRELNGGQRVNNVDDVVKVGDKIQVEIAEVGDRGKLSLIPVSDKSEETEEPAQESTDA from the coding sequence ATGTCCGACATCACCTCCGTGGAGACCGTGATCGACAACGGTCGATTCGGCACCCGCACCATCCGCCTCGAGACCGGCCTGCTCGCCCAGCAGGCGGCCGGCTCCGTCTCGGCCTTCCTGGACGACGACACGATGCTGCTCTCGGCCACCACGGCCGGCAAGCAGCCGAAGGACCACTTCGACTTCTTCCCGCTCACGATCGACGTCGAGGAGCGCATGTACGCCGCGGGCCGCATCCCGGGCTCGTTCTTCCGTCGTGAGGGTCGCCCGTCCGAGGACGCGATCCTCACCTGCCGCCTGATCGACCGCCCGCTGCGCCCGACCTTCAAGAAGGGCCTGCGCAACGAGGTCCAGGTCGTCATCACGGTCCTGGCGCTCAACCCCGACACCCCGTACGACGTGCTGGCGATCAACGCCGCCTCGGCGTCCACGCAGATCTCGGGCCTGCCCTTCAGCGGCCCGGTCGGCGCCACGCGCGTCGCCCTGATCGACGGCCAGTGGGTCGCGTTCCCGACGCACAGCCAGCTCGAGGAGGCCGTGTTCGACATGGTCGTCGCGGGCCGCATCGCCGGCGACGACGTCGCGATCATGATGGTCGAGGCCGAGTCCACCGAGAAGACGTGGGAGCTCGTCCAGGGCGGCGTCCAGGCGCCCACCGAGTCGATCGTGGCCGGTGGCCTCGACGCGGCCAAGAAGTTCATCCGCCAGCTGTGCGAGGCGCAGGCCGAGCTGGCCTCCGCCGCCGCGAAGCCCGTCCAGGACTTCCCGGTCTTCCTCGACTACGAGGACGACGCCTACGAGGCCGTCCGCGAGATCGCGTCGGCCGACATGACCGAGGCCCTGACGATCCTCCGCAAGGCCGACCGCGAGGTCCGCGAGTCCGAGATCAAGGCCAACGTCATCGAGCAGCTCGGTGAGCGCTTCGAGGGCCGTGAGAAGGAGCTCGGCGCCGCGCTGCGCTCGCTGACCAAGTCGCTCGTGCGCGATCGCGTCCTGCGCGACAACGTCCGCATCGACGGCCGTGGCCTGGCCGACATCCGCGCCCTGTCCGCCGAGGTCGGCATCGTCCCCCGCGTGCACGGCTCGGCGCTGTTCCAGCGTGGCGAGACCCAGATCATGGGCATCACCACGCTGAACATGCTCGACCTGGAGCAGAAGCTCGACACGCTCTCGCCCGAGACCACGCGTCGCTACATGCACAACTACAACTTCCCGCCGTTCTCCACCGGTGAGACCGGACGCGTGGGCTCGCCCAAGCGTCGCGAGATCGGCCACGGCGCCCTGGCCGGCCGGGCCCTGCTGCCCGTCCTGCCTTCGCGCGAGGAGTTCCCCTACGCGATCCGTCAGGTGTCCGAGGCGCTCAGCTCCAACGGCTCCACCTCGATGGGCTCGGTCTGCGCGTCCACCCTGGGCCTGCTGAACGCCGGTGTGCCGCTGCGCGCTCCGGTCGCCGGCATCGCGATGGGCCTCATCTCCGGTGAGGTCGACGGTGAGCAGAAGTTCGTCACGCTGACCGACATCCTCGGAGCCGAGGACGCCTTCGGCGACATGGACTTCAAGGTCGCCGGCACGCGCGACTTCGTGACCGCGCTGCAGCTCGACACCAAGCTCGACGGCATCCCCGCCGACGTGCTCGCCGGTGCGCTGCAGCAGGCGCACGACGCCCGCCAGACGATCCTGGACGTGATGGCCGAGGCCATCAGCGAGCCCGACGAGATGAGCCCCTACGCTCCGCGGATCATCACGGTGAAGATCCCGGTCGACAAGATCGGCGAGGTCATCGGCCCGAAGGGCAAGATGATCAACCAGATCCAGGACGACACCGGCGCGAAGATCTCGATCGACGACGACGGCACCGTCTACGTGGGCGCCGACAACGGCGACTCGGCCGAGGCGGCCAAGCAGGCCATCAACGCGATCGCCAACCCGACGATGCCCGAGGTCGGCGAGCGCTACCTCGGCACCGTCGTCAAGACGGTCGACTTCGGCGCGTTCATCTCGCTGCTGCCGGGCAAGGACGGCCTGCTGCACATCAGCAAGCTGCGTGAGCTCAACGGCGGCCAGCGCGTGAACAACGTCGACGACGTCGTCAAGGTCGGCGACAAGATCCAGGTCGAGATCGCCGAGGTCGGCGACCGCGGCAAGCTCTCGCTGATCCCCGTCTCGGACAAGTCCGAGGAGACCGAGGAGCCGGCGCAGGAGTCCACCGACGCCTGA
- the rpsO gene encoding 30S ribosomal protein S15, giving the protein MANLSKSEIIAEYATSEGDTGSAEVQIALLTGRISHLTGHLQEHKHDHHSRRGLLLLVGQRRRLLNYLQNEDIERYRSLIERLGLRR; this is encoded by the coding sequence GTGGCGAACCTGTCGAAGAGCGAGATCATCGCCGAGTACGCCACCAGCGAGGGCGACACCGGATCCGCGGAGGTCCAGATCGCGCTGCTCACCGGCCGCATCTCGCACCTGACCGGACACCTGCAGGAGCACAAGCACGACCACCACAGCCGTCGTGGCCTGCTGCTGCTCGTCGGCCAGCGTCGCCGGCTGCTGAACTACCTGCAGAACGAGGACATCGAGCGCTACCGCTCGCTCATCGAGCGACTCGGCCTGCGCCGCTGA
- a CDS encoding bifunctional riboflavin kinase/FAD synthetase — translation MAIWKAVDGAPDTSVSEPTAVTIGNFDGVHRGHQSLLAATRAVAGDLATVAITFDPHPVAIFAPDRAPVRLTTLERRIELLHQHGADHVRVLDFTREMASWSPVEFVQAVVLDQCHARAVVVGEGFRYGSRASGSIETLAASGVEHGFVAQEAALAGDEEAFSSTRVRAAVAAGDVESAAELLGRPHEVGGVVVEGDRRGRELGFPTANVPVDDTYAVPPDGVYATRLVLPDGTRLPGATSVGTNPTFEGVVGRRVETYVLDRDDLELYGQQVRVEFVARLREMVAYDSLDALVEQMHRDVAQARDAVAD, via the coding sequence GTGGCGATCTGGAAGGCGGTCGACGGTGCTCCCGACACCTCGGTGTCCGAGCCGACGGCCGTGACGATCGGCAACTTCGACGGCGTCCACCGCGGGCACCAGTCCCTGCTCGCCGCCACGCGCGCCGTGGCCGGCGACCTGGCCACGGTGGCGATCACCTTCGATCCTCACCCCGTCGCGATCTTCGCGCCCGACCGCGCGCCCGTGCGTCTGACCACGCTCGAGCGGCGCATCGAGCTGCTGCACCAGCACGGCGCCGATCACGTGCGCGTCCTGGACTTCACGCGCGAGATGGCGTCGTGGTCGCCCGTCGAGTTCGTGCAGGCCGTCGTGCTCGACCAGTGCCACGCGCGCGCCGTCGTCGTGGGGGAGGGCTTCCGCTACGGGAGCCGTGCCTCCGGCTCGATCGAGACCCTGGCGGCCTCGGGCGTCGAGCACGGCTTCGTCGCGCAGGAGGCCGCGCTCGCCGGCGACGAGGAGGCCTTCTCCTCCACGCGGGTGCGCGCGGCGGTGGCCGCGGGCGACGTGGAGAGCGCCGCCGAGCTGCTCGGCCGTCCGCACGAGGTCGGGGGCGTCGTGGTCGAGGGCGACCGCCGTGGCCGCGAGCTCGGGTTCCCCACGGCCAACGTCCCGGTCGACGACACCTACGCCGTTCCGCCCGACGGCGTGTACGCCACCCGGCTGGTGCTGCCGGACGGCACGAGGCTCCCCGGAGCCACCTCGGTGGGCACCAACCCCACGTTCGAGGGCGTGGTGGGACGACGCGTCGAGACCTACGTGCTCGACCGCGACGACCTCGAGCTGTACGGCCAGCAGGTGCGCGTGGAGTTCGTCGCGCGGCTGCGCGAGATGGTCGCCTACGACTCGCTCGACGCGCTCGTCGAGCAGATGCACCGCGACGTCGCTCAGGCGCGCGACGCCGTCGCCGACTGA
- a CDS encoding phenylalanine 4-monooxygenase — MFEEGQYFAPIVTKGDGSVSVQLGEGHPGLEDPEYRERRDRIATAAAQWRPGDPAPLIDYTDAEHEVWRVVCADLHEKHREYACREYLDGKEAFGLAEDHVPQLHELSEALAPLTGFAYQPAAGLVPLRDFYGALADKRFWATQYVRHHSVPLYTPEPDVLHEVVGHGNTLADRRFTDLYEAAGAAARRVESDEALEFVSKVFWFTLEFGVVHESDGLKAYGAGILSSPGEIEEFRHMAIRPLDLADMGTTDYDITHYQEVLFAASSFSQIQDVVGGFWDTCTDDSIAALKVAA, encoded by the coding sequence ATGTTCGAGGAAGGCCAGTACTTCGCGCCGATCGTCACGAAGGGCGACGGCAGCGTCTCGGTGCAGCTGGGGGAGGGGCATCCCGGGCTGGAGGATCCCGAGTACCGCGAGCGCCGCGACCGCATCGCGACTGCGGCGGCGCAGTGGAGGCCGGGCGACCCGGCGCCGCTCATCGACTACACCGACGCCGAGCACGAGGTCTGGCGGGTCGTCTGCGCGGACCTACACGAGAAGCACCGGGAGTACGCCTGCCGGGAGTACCTCGACGGCAAGGAGGCGTTCGGCCTGGCCGAGGACCACGTGCCCCAGCTGCACGAGCTGTCCGAGGCGCTCGCGCCGCTCACCGGCTTCGCCTACCAGCCCGCGGCGGGTCTGGTGCCGCTGCGCGACTTCTACGGCGCGCTCGCCGACAAGAGGTTCTGGGCGACGCAGTACGTGCGCCACCACTCCGTGCCGCTCTACACGCCGGAGCCGGACGTGCTGCACGAGGTCGTGGGGCACGGGAACACGCTCGCCGACCGCCGGTTCACCGACCTCTACGAGGCGGCGGGCGCGGCGGCCCGACGCGTGGAGTCCGACGAGGCGCTGGAGTTCGTCAGCAAGGTCTTCTGGTTCACCCTCGAGTTCGGCGTGGTCCACGAGTCCGACGGCCTGAAGGCCTACGGCGCGGGGATCCTGTCCAGCCCTGGGGAGATCGAGGAGTTTCGCCACATGGCGATCCGGCCGCTCGACCTCGCCGACATGGGCACGACCGACTACGACATCACGCACTACCAGGAGGTGCTGTTCGCGGCGTCGTCGTTCAGCCAGATCCAGGACGTCGTCGGCGGCTTCTGGGACACCTGCACCGACGACTCGATCGCCGCGTTGAAGGTCGCTGCCTGA
- the fahA gene encoding fumarylacetoacetase, whose translation MTEFTAGTLPYCSFTAPDLDGPHVGVGVGTRVLDVTALAPRVLPEYADLFTAGTLDALLAAGPDAWAAVRSALLEHVARSPATRPADDVRLLLPFTVADYVDFYASRHHATNVGRIFRPDGEPLTPNWDHLPIGYHGRAGTVVVSGTPVRRPSGQTRALDGSISFGASAKLDIEAEIGFVVGAGSELGEPVGVGAFEDHVFGVCVVNDWSARDIQAWEYVPLGPFLGKSFATSVSPWIVPWAALTDARIDPPAPHADLQEYLRPAGHGLDLELTVSVNGTVVSRPPFATMAWTPAQMLAHLTVNGASLRPGDLFASGTVSGPERDQLGSLLELTWNGTEPLKLDDGSERSFLLDGDRVTIAAAARTHDGRLLPLGEVDGVVA comes from the coding sequence ATGACGGAGTTCACGGCGGGAACGCTCCCGTACTGCAGCTTCACGGCACCCGACCTCGACGGGCCGCACGTGGGCGTGGGAGTGGGCACCCGCGTGCTGGACGTGACCGCGCTGGCTCCGCGGGTCCTGCCCGAGTACGCGGACCTGTTCACGGCGGGCACGCTCGACGCGCTGCTCGCCGCCGGACCCGACGCATGGGCGGCGGTGCGGTCGGCGCTGCTCGAGCACGTCGCCCGGTCGCCGGCGACGCGGCCCGCCGACGACGTGCGGCTGCTGCTGCCGTTCACGGTCGCCGACTACGTGGACTTCTACGCCTCGCGCCACCACGCCACGAACGTCGGCCGCATCTTCCGGCCCGACGGCGAGCCACTCACGCCCAACTGGGACCACCTCCCGATCGGCTACCACGGCAGGGCCGGGACCGTCGTGGTCTCGGGGACTCCCGTCCGGCGACCGTCCGGCCAGACGCGCGCCCTCGACGGCTCGATCTCCTTCGGCGCGAGCGCGAAGCTCGACATCGAGGCCGAGATCGGGTTCGTGGTCGGTGCCGGGTCCGAGCTCGGTGAGCCGGTCGGCGTCGGCGCGTTCGAGGACCACGTCTTCGGCGTCTGCGTCGTCAACGACTGGTCGGCCCGAGACATCCAGGCCTGGGAGTACGTGCCGCTCGGCCCGTTCCTCGGCAAGTCCTTCGCGACGTCGGTGTCGCCGTGGATCGTGCCCTGGGCCGCGCTGACAGACGCCCGCATCGACCCGCCGGCCCCTCATGCCGACCTCCAGGAGTACCTGCGCCCCGCGGGCCACGGCCTCGACCTCGAGCTGACGGTGTCCGTCAACGGCACGGTCGTCTCGCGACCGCCGTTCGCCACGATGGCGTGGACGCCGGCCCAGATGCTGGCCCACCTGACGGTCAACGGTGCCTCGCTGCGACCAGGCGACCTGTTCGCCTCGGGCACGGTCAGCGGTCCCGAGCGCGACCAGCTCGGGTCGCTGCTGGAGCTGACCTGGAACGGCACGGAGCCACTGAAGCTGGACGACGGGAGCGAGCGGTCGTTCCTGCTCGACGGGGACCGCGTCACCATCGCGGCCGCGGCCCGCACACACGACGGACGACTGCTGCCGCTGGGCGAGGTCGACGGAGTCGTGGCCTGA